One genomic window of bacterium includes the following:
- a CDS encoding DUF4870 domain-containing protein, with amino-acid sequence MTETADKPRGEVSPEQAEDLSEKKPVQKEEASVRMTEDQARGWAMLCHIGTLPALIIPAGNIIVPLVLWMVKKDESDFVDDQGKESLNFQISLTIYLILAGFLAILKIVIISKILMLLVGVFGIVCVITATIKAHRGEKYRYPFSMRFVR; translated from the coding sequence ATGACTGAAACTGCCGATAAGCCTCGAGGAGAGGTCTCGCCGGAACAGGCCGAAGACCTGTCCGAAAAAAAACCCGTGCAAAAGGAGGAAGCCTCGGTCCGGATGACCGAGGACCAGGCGAGAGGCTGGGCTATGTTGTGCCACATCGGGACGCTGCCAGCGCTCATCATCCCAGCCGGCAATATCATTGTGCCGCTGGTGCTTTGGATGGTGAAGAAGGATGAGTCAGATTTCGTGGACGATCAGGGCAAGGAATCGCTCAACTTTCAGATATCTCTGACCATTTATCTCATTCTGGCCGGGTTCCTGGCTATACTGAAGATAGTTATAATAAGCAAAATCCTTATGCTCCTCGTCGGCGTGTTCGGCATTGTCTGCGTGATCACCGCGACCATAAAGGCACACAGAGGAGAAAAATACCGCTATCCCTTTTCAATGAGATTCGTCAGGTAA
- a CDS encoding radical SAM protein has translation MKVTLISPYLDTIAQGLRCLSSFIKSKGYECEMIFLPDYSALLSYDPQFGRPYEQSLMDDVVQTCSDSDVVGICVMSNFFDRAVQLSENLRKHLAAPVIWGGIHPTVSPEESLNHCDIACVGEGEYPMLNLLRAMEQKRDYRDIKNLWFKTNGVVQKNQLEPLIFDLDSLPFQDYDHESHYTAAKDGKALVRMTYEIQKDQIVNGLRICGGLCVYQTITTRGCPHACAYCCHSALRKLFPNQKILRRRGTENVILELQQVKERMPYVELVLFADESMPAMPEKRLKHFCEEYKKTIGLPFFVQVSPPFMTEAKIDYLVDAGMRCAQMGIQTGSEEVNRVYYNRHISNDEVRRGAELLNKHKDSICPPVYDIILDNPYETREDVLKTVRLLMELPRPYVVQFFSLTFYPGTEIYERAKADGIIKDVRNTVYRKHYHAFEKSFLNFLVMGAHYGFPKPLMKFLSSRLVAQILDQKYLRWFWRLVHKSLKSLKRLLRR, from the coding sequence GTGAAAGTAACCCTTATTTCACCTTATCTTGACACGATTGCGCAGGGGCTGCGCTGCCTCTCCTCGTTCATTAAGAGCAAGGGTTACGAGTGCGAGATGATTTTCTTGCCTGATTACAGTGCCCTTCTGAGCTACGATCCCCAGTTTGGCCGCCCCTACGAGCAGAGCCTGATGGATGACGTGGTTCAGACATGCTCGGACTCGGATGTTGTCGGTATCTGCGTGATGAGCAATTTCTTCGACCGGGCAGTCCAGCTGAGCGAGAACCTGAGAAAGCATCTCGCTGCCCCTGTGATTTGGGGCGGCATACATCCCACGGTATCACCGGAGGAATCGCTCAATCACTGTGACATAGCGTGCGTCGGTGAGGGCGAGTATCCGATGCTCAACTTGCTGCGTGCAATGGAGCAGAAGAGGGATTACCGCGACATCAAGAACCTCTGGTTCAAAACCAATGGTGTCGTGCAGAAAAACCAGCTCGAGCCGCTCATCTTCGACCTCGATTCCCTCCCCTTTCAGGACTACGACCATGAGAGTCATTACACCGCGGCAAAGGATGGCAAGGCCCTGGTCAGAATGACTTACGAGATACAGAAGGACCAGATTGTCAACGGCCTGCGCATCTGCGGCGGACTATGCGTCTATCAGACGATAACGACGCGAGGTTGCCCTCACGCGTGTGCGTATTGCTGCCATTCCGCGCTGCGAAAGCTCTTCCCAAACCAGAAGATACTTCGCCGCCGCGGCACGGAGAACGTAATTTTAGAACTCCAGCAGGTGAAGGAGCGCATGCCTTACGTTGAGCTCGTCCTCTTTGCCGACGAATCAATGCCCGCGATGCCAGAAAAGCGTCTGAAGCACTTTTGCGAAGAGTATAAGAAAACAATCGGCCTACCGTTTTTTGTCCAAGTCTCACCTCCGTTTATGACGGAAGCGAAGATAGATTATCTCGTCGATGCGGGCATGCGCTGCGCGCAGATGGGCATTCAGACGGGTAGCGAGGAGGTCAACCGAGTCTATTACAATCGCCACATATCTAATGATGAAGTTCGCAGAGGCGCCGAGCTGCTTAACAAGCACAAGGACAGCATCTGTCCGCCCGTCTATGACATCATACTGGATAATCCATACGAGACGCGCGAGGACGTGCTCAAGACAGTCCGGCTGCTGATGGAATTGCCCAGACCTTATGTTGTCCAGTTCTTCTCGCTGACGTTCTATCCCGGGACCGAGATTTACGAAAGAGCCAAGGCGGACGGTATAATCAAGGATGTGCGTAACACGGTCTATCGCAAGCACTATCACGCGTTCGAGAAGTCCTTCCTGAATTTCCTGGTGATGGGCGCCCACTATGGCTTCCCAAAGCCGCTCATGAAGTTCTTATCCAGCAGATTAGTCGCTCAAATCCTCGACCAAAAATACCTCCGCTGGTTCTGGCGCCTCGTCCACAAGTCTCTCAAAAGCCTGAAGCGCCTCCTCAGACGCTAG